The Nocardia sp. NBC_01503 sequence GGGCCGGTGGTGGGGGCGGCGGTGGCGGTGGCACCAGGAACGGGAGGATGGGCGCGAGAATATCCGGAATCACCGGGGCCGGCGGAGGTGGCGGCGGCGCGGGCGGAGCCGGAGCGGGGGGTTCGGGAGCGGGCTCGACCGGAGCCGGGGCGTTATAGGTCTGCGGCGGCGGGGCCTGCACCGGGGCGGGGGCCGGGGCCGGGGCCGGTTCCGGCGCGGGTGGCGGCGGGGCGGGGGCCGGAGGCGGCAGGGCCGCACTCGCGGGCTGCTGAGTCGTACTGGAGGTGGCGGCCGGGGCGGCCGGTTTATCGGAGTTCTCGCCGGTGCCGGCGAAGCTGTTGCGGAGACTGCCACCGACCAGCGCCAGCACCACACCCAGCGACAGCACGATCATGAGCAGCAGCGTGCGTGTGGACATTTCACCGGTCTCCACCACACCGGGTGTGCCGTCGTCCGCGCTCGCTGCTGGTTTCTCATGCACCGTGCCGAGTGCCACCGGAAGCTCCTTCGATCTCCGAACAGTCGCCTGCCGATCCGAAAAGCTCGTCTTCCAGGACCGTACACAAGTTTGCTACCGAGATGAACCTCCTGTTGAGAACAGAATTGTTCCAGCTCAATATCTATTTTCCGAGATTGCCGGGAGATCACTCTTCGGATCTCCGGCATCAGAGGATCGAGATGACGACCTTGCCGAAAGGATCGCCCTCGGTGTAGTACCGGAACGCTTGCGCGGCCTCTTCGAACGGGAACACCCGATCGATGAGCGGGCGCATGCCGTGCTCGGTGATGGTGCGGTTCATGGCCTCGAAATCGGCGCGGCTGCCGACGGCGATCCGGCGGACGCCGAGATACTTGTAGCCGGTGGGGTCGCCGGGCTGCTGACCCGCCTCGGCCGGGAACGCACCGATCAGGGTGATCATCGCGTTGTAGGCCCCGGACGCCAGCGATTTCGGCAGTGTCGGCATACCGACCGCGTCGATCACATGCTGTACGCCGTCGCCGCCGGTGAGCTCGAGCACCGTGTTCTCCCAATCGGGGGTCTGCTTGCGGTCGATGACCTCGTCCGCGCCGAGCTTGCGCAGGCGCTCCGCCTTGTCCTGCGAGGAGGTGACCGAAATAACCCGCGCACCAAGCATTTTGGCGTGCTGGACGGCGAAGAGTCCGACCACGCCGGTGCCGACGGTGAGCACGGTGTCGCCCGGTCCGGCGGGCACCGGCTTGGTCAGCGCCGACCACGCCACCAGACCCGCGGCGGTCAGCGAGGCCGCCTCCGCATCGGTGAGGTGCGCAGGTACGTGCACCACCGAATCCTCTTCCAGCAGTACATAGTTCGCCAGCCAGCCGTGGTGATTGGCGCCGTACTGCTCGAAGGAGGACCGCTGCGTCTGCGGTCCGTCGTTCCAGGCCACGAAGTAGGTACCGGTGACACGATCGCCGAGCGCGGCGCGGGTGACGCCGTCGCCCACCGCGATCACCTCGCCGACCCCGTCGACCAGGGGCGTGATGCCCGGTGTCATGGGGACCGGATAGTTGCCCTCGTACAGCAGGATGTCGCGCCGATTCAGCGAAGCGGCGCGGACCCGCACCACGACCTGATGCGGTCCGGGAACCGGGATCTCCTGCACCCGGGTGCTGAGCCCGTCCAGCCCGCGCAGCGGATCCATCTGGTACGCAATGGCATTCATGATTCTTCTCCTGAGAAATGAGTGCTGGTGCGCCGGTTCGGTGACCGGCGCGGGTCCGACGATTCCGGGAATCGCTATGCGGGGCCGATGTACTGGTGATCGCTGCGGATGCGGCCGTCCGCGTCGAGGGCGAGCACGTCGTAGCCCGCGCCGCCCTCGGAGCCATCGGCGGTGGAGACCATCGCCCAGCCCAGGCCGACCAGACCACCGGCCAGGCGCTGCGCCACCCCACGCGGTGCGAACGTGTATTCGCCCGGTGCGATGAACATTTCGTAGGCCCGGGTCACCCGTGCGTCCAGTTCGCGATGGCCGCGCACCGACAGGTAGGGAATCGGGAAGGCGAGCTCGGCGGCGGCCTCCCGAATCTCCTGCGGCGGATCGGTGAGAACCTGGCTGCCGTCCGGCGCCCACAGCTCGGAGATCAGCTTGGTGCGGGCGGCCGGATCGGCCTCGTTCCAGAGGGCGATGTACTGCTCGGTGAGGGTGGTCAGGGCGGTGATGTCGAGGTCGTTGCTCATGCCACAAAGTCTGTTCGGCGGCGCTGCTGAGCGCGATTCCCCGCAGGGAATGATCATGTGGCCGCGCTTGTCATTCCTTCCAGGGAATCGCTCACGAGCGAACGGGCGCAGACAGTGGAGGTATGACGATCATGGCGGTGGCAGCCCCGGCGAGCCCGTTCGCACAGCAGTTGAAGCATTGGCGCACCCGCCGCCGAATCAGCCAGTTGGACCTGGCGATCAGCGCCGAGACCAGCCAGCGGTATCTGAGCTTCCTGGAGCAGGGGCGTTCGCATCCGGGGCGGACCATGGTGGTGCGGCTGGCCGAATCGCTGGGACTCTCACTGCGCGAACGCAATACGCTGCTGCTGGCGGCGGGCTATGCCCCCGCGTTTCCCGAATCCGCTTTGGACGCACCGGAACTCGGACCGGTGCGCCACGCGCTGGACACCATCCTGCAGGGGCATCTGCCGTATCCGGCGGTGGTGACCAGGCCGTACGGGGTACTGGTGGCCGCCAATGCCGCGTTCGAGATGCTCGCGCAGGGGTGCGCGCCGGAGCTACTGGACGCACCGCTGAACGTGCTGCGCCTGGCCCTGCATCCGGACGGCCTGGCGCGACGGGTGATCAATCTGCCGGAATGGGGACGGCATATCACCGACAGCCTGCGCAATCGGGCGGCGCGCAGCCCGGATCCGGATCTGGACGGTCTCATCGCGGAGCTGGACGGATATCTGCCGCCGGTCGACCCAGGACCGCATCACCTCGGCTTCGCGGTACCGCTGCGATTGCGCAGCCCGGGTGGCGAGCTGCGGCTGATCACCACGCTCACCTCGTTCGCGACGGCCACCGATATCACCCTGGCCGAACTGCACCTGGAGGCGTTCCTCCCCGCCGACCAGGCCACCTCGGACTATCTGCGCTCCCGGTTCGCGACCTCCTGAGCCACTCCCCCAGCGCCTCTCACCGCCGTGAGGGGCGCTTTTTCGGGTCCGGCGGGGTACTTGTGCCCTAATACTCGTAGACGTATATTCGTAGACGAGTAAAGGAGGTGCCGGAGATGGCCCGCAAACGCAAAGTCGGAAATCTGATGGCACTGGCCGTGCTGTCCGTCCTGGCCATCGCGCCCATGCATCGCTACGAGATCGCCGGGCGGTTGCGGGAGTACGGCAAGGACCACGACATGGGCGTCAAGTGGGGTTCGCTGTACACCGTTGTCGACAACCTCACCAAACACGGATTCCTCGAGGTCACCGGCAGCGAACGCGACGGCGCCCGCCCCGAACGCACCATCTATCGGATCACCGAGGCCGGTCGGGCCGAACTCGCCGACTGGACCCGCGAACTCATCGCCAGCCCCGAACCCGAGCAGCGCCCCTTCATGGCCGGCCTCTCGGTGCTCTCGGTACTGCCGCCGGATGAGGTCGTCGGACTCCTCACCGACCGAATCACCAAGCTGGAGAGCACAATCGATGCCTCCAAGACCCAATTGGCCGCACTGGAAGGCTCATTGCCGCGCCTTTTCCTGATCGAAGACGACTATGAGCTGGCCATGCTGACCGCCGAGGCGAATTGGGCTCGCGCACTGCGTGATTCACTCGCCGACGGCACCTTCCCGCAGGTCGAGATGTGGCGGACCTGGCATCGCGACGGGGTCACCCCCGCCGAGGCCTCCGCAATGGTGGAGGGAGGACTGCTCGGCGAGCAGACGCCGCCGGACTGACAACACCGGACCGACGACAAGAACCGGGCCCCGACGAAGGTGCTGCAACACCACCGCCGAGACCCGGGAACACACCTTCCCGATCCGTGCTCGTGCAGGCGAACTCGTACCGAGTTTGGCAACTACAGGATAACTGGGTTCTCCGCGCGCGCTCTGATTCGGGGTTATTCCAAACCTTCGAACATTCAGGGAGACAACCCATGTCCACGACAAATCCACGCGCGATTCGCTCCGCCCTCGTCATCGGCGGCGGCATCTCCGGACCGGTCACCGCGACCGCGTTGACCAAGGCCGGAATCGAGGCGCGCGTCTTCGAGGCGTACCCCGGCCCCGCCTACGGCATCGGCTCCAATCTCGCCCTCGCCCCGAACGGGGTCGCCGCGCTCGACATCATCGGCGCGGGTGAGGCGGTGCGCGCGGTCGCCGCACCGATCCACACCAGCTCGATGTCCGTCAACAGCAAGAACGTCGCACTGCCCGGGCTGACCGGGGTGGAACCACTGTGCCTGGTCGATCGGCCGGATCTGCATGTGGCACTACACGATACGGCCGTCTCCAATGGCGTTCAGTTCGAGTACAACAAGAAATTGATCGACGTCGAGGAGCATGCGGACGGGGTCACCGCGCACTTCGCCGACGGCAGCAGCGCCACCGGGGATGTGCTCATCGGCGCGGACGGTATTCGCTCCACCGTGCGCACCCTCATCGATCCGGATGCCCCCGGACCGACCTACCTGGGCATGCTGGGCTTCGGCGCGTACACCGAGATCTCCAACCCCATCCCGCCGGGGAATATGACCTTCGCCTTCGGCAAGCGCGGCTACTACCTGTACTGGACCATGCCCGACGGGCGGGCCGCGTGGGGTGCGAATCTGCCGCACGAGAAGTACATGTCGCTCTCGGAGGCGCGGACCGTGCCCAATGCGGAGTGGCTGCGCATCCTGCGCGAGGTCTACTCCGATGACACCCCCGGCGCGGAATTGGCTCGCAATACCAAGCCGGAGGAACTGATGGTGGTGGGCGCGCTGCACATCATGCCGAAGGTGCCGCACTGGTACCGCGGGCGCATGGTGCTCACCGGCGATGCCGTGCACGCGCCCAGCAATACCTCCGGGCAGGGCGGGTCGATGGCCATCGAGAGCGCCGTCGAATTGGCGCGCTGCCTGCGCGATATCGAGGATCCGACAACGGCTTTCGCCACCTACGAGGCGCTGCGGCGGCCCCGGGTGGAGGGGGTGGCCGATCGGGTCAAGCGGATGAATCACACCAAGGCGGCGGGGCCGGTGACCCGGGCGTTCATGGGGATGATCATGCCGATGATGTTCAAGCGGATGGATCCGGAGAAGGCATTCGGGCATGAACAGCGGTTCCGGATCGACTGGGATGCTCCGGTGCGACCGGTGCGCGCAGTCGCCTGACCTCTGAAACACGCTGTCCCGCTGCGGTTATCGCAGCGGGACAGCGGGGTGTGGATCCCGGCCAAAAGCATGCCGGGATGACGGGGGTGATTTCGCCGAGAGGACGGGGCGCCGACCGGCAGCAGCTTGGGATGGGTGTTCTCAGCCTCTGGCGGGAAGGGCGTCGGGGCGGTCGGCCTCGTCGAGGAGTTTGGTGGCGATATTGTCGATGCTCTGATCGAAGAGGGCGCGCTCCTCGGGATCGGTGAGATCCCAGTCGCCGAGCTGGTTTTCGAGCCAGCGCTTCCAGGCGACCTGCACGGTATCGACCTCGCGCAGGCCACGCTCGGTGAGCGTCAGTTCCTTGCCGTCCAGGCGGACCAACCCCTCGCGCTGCGCCTTCTCGAAGACCGGTTCCACCAATTCCGCTGGTATCCAATGGGTTTTGGCGATGTCCGATACCGTCACCGAGCCACGCAGGCGTTGATACATGCGGACCTGTCCGAGCGCCCACGCCTCATCCCGGCCGAGCGCACTGCCCGCCGCCGCGAGGATTCCCGGTTCGGGCACGGCATTGTCACGCAGCTTGCGCAGCACCCGGACGATGGCCCGCTCCATCTGCACCCCGTTATCGGGTGAATCCGGTACCG is a genomic window containing:
- a CDS encoding zinc-dependent alcohol dehydrogenase family protein, producing MNAIAYQMDPLRGLDGLSTRVQEIPVPGPHQVVVRVRAASLNRRDILLYEGNYPVPMTPGITPLVDGVGEVIAVGDGVTRAALGDRVTGTYFVAWNDGPQTQRSSFEQYGANHHGWLANYVLLEEDSVVHVPAHLTDAEAASLTAAGLVAWSALTKPVPAGPGDTVLTVGTGVVGLFAVQHAKMLGARVISVTSSQDKAERLRKLGADEVIDRKQTPDWENTVLELTGGDGVQHVIDAVGMPTLPKSLASGAYNAMITLIGAFPAEAGQQPGDPTGYKYLGVRRIAVGSRADFEAMNRTITEHGMRPLIDRVFPFEEAAQAFRYYTEGDPFGKVVISIL
- a CDS encoding helix-turn-helix domain-containing protein, which encodes MTIMAVAAPASPFAQQLKHWRTRRRISQLDLAISAETSQRYLSFLEQGRSHPGRTMVVRLAESLGLSLRERNTLLLAAGYAPAFPESALDAPELGPVRHALDTILQGHLPYPAVVTRPYGVLVAANAAFEMLAQGCAPELLDAPLNVLRLALHPDGLARRVINLPEWGRHITDSLRNRAARSPDPDLDGLIAELDGYLPPVDPGPHHLGFAVPLRLRSPGGELRLITTLTSFATATDITLAELHLEAFLPADQATSDYLRSRFATS
- a CDS encoding PadR family transcriptional regulator; translation: MARKRKVGNLMALAVLSVLAIAPMHRYEIAGRLREYGKDHDMGVKWGSLYTVVDNLTKHGFLEVTGSERDGARPERTIYRITEAGRAELADWTRELIASPEPEQRPFMAGLSVLSVLPPDEVVGLLTDRITKLESTIDASKTQLAALEGSLPRLFLIEDDYELAMLTAEANWARALRDSLADGTFPQVEMWRTWHRDGVTPAEASAMVEGGLLGEQTPPD
- a CDS encoding FAD-dependent oxidoreductase codes for the protein MSTTNPRAIRSALVIGGGISGPVTATALTKAGIEARVFEAYPGPAYGIGSNLALAPNGVAALDIIGAGEAVRAVAAPIHTSSMSVNSKNVALPGLTGVEPLCLVDRPDLHVALHDTAVSNGVQFEYNKKLIDVEEHADGVTAHFADGSSATGDVLIGADGIRSTVRTLIDPDAPGPTYLGMLGFGAYTEISNPIPPGNMTFAFGKRGYYLYWTMPDGRAAWGANLPHEKYMSLSEARTVPNAEWLRILREVYSDDTPGAELARNTKPEELMVVGALHIMPKVPHWYRGRMVLTGDAVHAPSNTSGQGGSMAIESAVELARCLRDIEDPTTAFATYEALRRPRVEGVADRVKRMNHTKAAGPVTRAFMGMIMPMMFKRMDPEKAFGHEQRFRIDWDAPVRPVRAVA